Within Pseudomonas cichorii, the genomic segment CGGGCCAGGGCCAGTACCGAGGTCATTTCCTCCACGGCATTGACGTTGCTCGCCTGCAGAAAACCGGACTCGACACGCACATTGGCGTCCATTGGCGCAGCCTGACCGGTCTTGGTATGAATCAGGCCGTCCGGGCCTTTCTCCATGGTGCTCATGTCAGGATTGACCAGCTTGATGCGGTCAACCTGCGCCATCACCTGCGGGCTTTCGCCCATGGAGCGAATACTGATCGTGCCGTCGGCACCGATCTCGATCTGCTGCTCGGGCGGCACGGCAATCGGCCCGCCGTTGCCCATGACCGGCAAGCCGCTGCCGTTGCGCAACACACCCAGGGCATCGATATTCATGCCGGCACTGCGGGTATAGGCCTCACCACCATCGGCAGTCTGGACCGCAATCCAGCCATCACCCTTGACGGCAACGTCCAGCTCGCGGCCGGTCTGGATCAGTGCACCACCGGAGAAGTCAGTACCCGGACGCTCACCCATCGCATAGGCACGCGAAGGCATGACCTCGCCAAATACCGGCATCGAACGGGCCTGTTGCAGGTCGCGCATGAAGCCATTGGTCGATACGTTAGCCAGGTTGTTGGCATGCACCTTTTGCGACTGGGCGTTTTCAGACGCCCCGCTCATTGCGACATAAAGCAACTTGTCCACAGTGTTCCTCCTCCGACAGACGCTTGCCGCCTGTAGCTGTTCTGAGGGGGAGAAAGCAATTTTGGGACCAACTTTTCAGAATCGATACAAACGCCTGATTCTCCAGCAAAAAGCGGAGCGTGACGGGCAGCCGCCGAAACCTCGCCACACAAGAGCGGCGGTAGATTGCCGCTACCGAGCAAAGCGACATGGCACACCGCCAAAAAAACTTCGCTCACCCTGAGCAACCCGCCTGATGAGGGTGATAATCTTGCCGAAACTCCACACAACGAGAATCAGCATGCACTTTCGAGCGCAACTTCTCGGCCTCATCGCAATACCGCTGATGACCAGCGCCCTCTTCGCCCAGGCCGCTCCCGCCCACTATTACAAATGGCAGGGCGCAAGCAGGATTGTCTGCGCCCAGACCAGTCCAGGGCCGGGATGGAAACGACTGAATGGCTGGTTTATCAAATCCGATTGCTCGGTCTGAGCAGACTTCACCACAGCCATACCGATCGAATCACTTTGTGGGAGGCAGCTTGCTGGCGACTTCAGCGTACAAACGCAGAATATCTGCCGGTCACAGACCCTTTCGCCAGCAAGCTGCCTCCCACACGTTTTGCTTATGCCTTAACTGATAGGCATTACTTCATCACAGCGGATTTCAAGCTTCCAGAAACAAGAAAGCCCCTGCAAAGGGGCTTTCTTCAACGCTTCATCAAACCCGGTTATCAGGTCATCTGAATAGTGGTCTGCATGATGGTGCTTTCAGTCGAAATGGTTTTCGCATTCGCCTGATAGTTGCTTTGCGCCTTGATCAGGTTGACCAGTTCCACCGTCAGATCGACGTTGGACTCTTCAAGCGCCTGGCCAGTGATGTAACCCAGAGTTCCTGATTGCGGCACCCCGGTAAGCGGGATACCCGAGGAAAAGGTTTCACGCCAGTTGGTGCCGCCAGCCGGGGCCAAGCCCTGCACGTTGGCAAACGAAGTGAGCGAAACCTGACCAATCACTCGGGACTGGTTGTTCGTATAGCTAGCAAACAGATTACCGCTGGCATCCACATTCAGACCACTGACCTGGCCGGCAGCGTAACCATTCTGAGCACCACTTGAACGCCCCGAAACAGTTGCCGTCTGAGTAGCACCGGTCATATCAAGTTGAATACCGCCTGTCACACCGGATGCACCATTGGCTACCCAGGTAGCCGAAATACCTGTTCCCGTTTGCACACCCGGGACCCAGTTATTGATCTGGAAGGTGCCATCGGTATTGACAGCAATGTTAGTGCTACTCGAAGGAACACTCGGAGTTGCCGCCGTATTAATGACAAGATTTCCGGAGGAATCGAAGGTCAGGTTATTACGCTCAGCCACCGCCGTTGTTGGGTCACTGATACTACGACCATCCATCAGCGAATACATGGCCCATGTATTGGTGCCTGTCTTGGCAAAGTAACTTTCCAGCTTGTGCTCATTACCCTGAGAGTCGTAGACAGACGTACTGTAGGTAAAGTTATAACTATTGGTGTTGCTTGCATCAAAAGGCGTGATAGTCGGAACAGTTGCTGTCGAGTTGAGGCTCGCAACGTTAGTGATGATACTGGTCGCCTTGGCTGGCTGATTTGAGGTATCAACCCTCAGATCCCCCAACACACCAACGGTGACAACACCATTGTCGTCAACGTTATAGCCCTGCAGATTCATGCCGGAACTGTTGACCACATAACCATCTTTGTCGGTATGGAACGCACCTGCACGCGTATAAAGGCTGTCGCCGTTATTGCTCAGCATGAAGAAGCCGCTGCCATTGATCGCCAGGTCCAGGCTGTTGCCAGTGCCCGTGGTCAGGCCACCCTGAGAAAACTGCTGGGAAACAGCCGCCGTGGTAACACCGGTACCAATATTGGTGCCGCCTGACGTGGCACGAATCGACTGAGCATACTGGTCAGCAAATTCGATACGCGATTGTTTGAAGCCTGTTGTCGCCACGTTGGCAATGTTGTTGCCGGTAACGTCGAGACTTTTGTTTGCTGCATAGAGCCCACTAAGGCCGATATTGAATGACATGTACCACTCCTACGCCGTCTAGTCGGCTCTATATTCCGATTGATTGCACTTTGGACAGAGCGATCGAACTGCCGCCAGCCAGATTTAGTGTCATTTCCCCGCCACTCACAGCGGTTGTCACGCTGTTGACTGTTGCTGGCAGGTAAGTACTCAAGGCCGTGTTTGTGCCATTGACAGTGCCCGAGGCAACAAACCTGTAGGTTCCTGACGGTAAGGCGACGCCTTCGCTATTGAGACCATCCCAGGTGAAACTTGCATTACCTGCGCCCTTCGCCCCCAGATCAATCGTATCAACCTGGTTATTGCTGGAGTCGTACACCTTGACCGTCGTCGCCGACGTCGATGCAGGCACTACAACAGAGCCGGACAAACCTTTGCTGGTATCGACCTGAGTAGTGCCTGTTTCAACAATCACCGAACGACCCACCAGCGAAGAAGCCTGCAGGGCCTGAGAGGACTTGTAGCTGGTCGCAATCGAGTCAACGGTCGAGGTCAGATTCTGCATGCTTTCCAGACTGCTGAACTGCGCCAACTGCGCAACGAATTGCGTATTGTCCTGCGGATCCAGCGGGTTCTGGTTTTTCATCTGGGTGACGAGCAACTGCAGGAACGCATCCTTGCCCAGCGCCTCACTCGAATTGGTCGCAGTGGCTTTGGGGTTCTGCAGCGAGTTTATAAAACTCGTCGATACATCGTTTTCAACGGCCATAACGTTCGCCCTTTATTACTGACCGAGGGTCAGAACTTTCTGCATCATGGATTTTGCGGTGTTCATGATTTCGGCGTTCGTCTGGAACGAACGGCTGGCGGAAATCATGTCAGCCATTTCTTCCACGACGTTGACGTTGGGGTAGTAGACGTACCCGTTCTTGTCAGCGGAGGGATGATTAGGCTCGAAACGCGCTTCAAGGTTGGAGCTGTCTTCGATGATGCCGTTGACCTGAACGCCCTGACCGGCATCGCTCTGATCCTGAAACAGCGAACCACCGTTGGACTGCTGACCCTGCAATACGGTTGCGAACACCGGGTGACGGGCACGGTAGGTCTGATCCATGCTCGATGACACGGTCTCGGCGTTGGCGATGTTACTGGCCGTGGTGTTCAGACGCGTGGTCTGGGCACTCATGGCGCTACCGGCAATGTTGAACACATTGGCTAGTGACATGGATTATTCTCCGCGCAGGGCTGAGATCAGCCCTTTGAATTTGCTGTTGAGCAGGGTGAAACTGGCCTGGAAACCCATGGCGTTATCGGTGTAGCTGGCCTGCTCGACCTGCGAATCGACGGTGTTCTGGTCCAGCGAAGGCTGAGACGGGGTGCGGTACATCAACGTACCATCGCCATTGCCCATGCCTTCAGCTTCGATATGACGGTTATTGGTCATGTTCAGCGCAAAACGACCGTTCTGAGCCTTCTCGTTTTCGGCGGCCAGCACCGAGGAAAAGTCCAGATCACGGGCCTTGAAATTCGGGGTATCGGCGTTGGAAATGTTGTTGGCCAACACCTCTGCACGCTGAGCCCGGAAGTTGAGGGCCTTTTCGTGTATGCCTAATGCTTTATCGAAGCTGATGCTCATTTCGGGAAACCTTTGCCGGTTGACCTGATTCTCGTATCACTGAGAAAGCAATCAGCGTGCCAAATCCATAAAGCCAGTGTTTGCGGGGTCTGTAGCGACATGCAGGTCGGCAATGCCAGAAAAGCGGCAAGGCATTTCCGCTACGAAGGGTTAAAGCGGCAAGGGATGTGCCGTTTTTTTGCCATGTCCGCGGCAGGACAGGTTTGCCGCAGATGGCAGAATCACCGAGCCTGTCACCGGGCGGTGGCAGGCAACTCGACATAACCGGGTTTCAGGCCGGAAACCTCGACCCCCTGAGGCATCGCACGACCGGCAGTGACCATGACCCGCTGCGGCGCATCGGCCATGTCTTTGCGATAGACAATGAAAGTTCGGCCTTCGGCATCCTGGCGCAACACCTCAGGCGGCACCGCGAAGCCGTTGTCAGCCCGATAAGTGACGATCGCCAGCCGGGCACTCATGCCAAGGCGGACCTTCACCTGTTGGGCCGGCGTCAGGGAAGCGATGCTGATGACCACTTCGTACGTCGTACCGCCGCCGAAATCGGGGGCCACGCCCTGCGCAGCAATCGAAGACAGGGTTCCCTGCAGGGTAATACCCTCGAAGCCATCACCCGTGACCTGCACAGGCATGCCATCGGCCAGTTGATGCAGATCCACCTCTTCGACACGGGCAACCGCCCGGATCTGCTCCAGACTCGCCAGCTCGAAAAGCGGCGTACCCTGAGGCATGCGCATCCCTTGCTGGATCAAGGGCGCAACGCCTCCTTCCGGCCTCTGTGGGCGCAATACAATCCCGGCAAACGGCGCCTCGATTTCCCGGTGGGCATGCAGAGCCTGCAAGGCCTGATAACGCGACTGGGCATTGGCCAGCTCCATATCGGCTATCTGGCGATTTTCACCCTTGCCCTTCTCCATGACGGCATTCAATTCGGACTGCGAGGCTGTCATGTCAAGTCGCTGGACCCTGGCCTGCTGCTCGAGTGAATCCACATCCATGCGCGCGACAATACCCCGCTCGAACAAGCGGCGCGTATCCGCCAGTTTTCGCTCGGTATCGCTCAGTCCGTACTGAGCACTTGTGAGCGCTCGACGCGCACGTGCCACCTCTTCGCCCTGCGCCCAGTTTTCCATATCCTTTACTGTGCGCTGAAGCTTCAACTGGGCAGCCAGCGCCTCACGCAACTGGATATCCAGTTGTGCGGTATCCAGCGTCAGCAAGTGCTGACCACGCTCGACCCGCTGCCCCTCGACGACAGCGACCTGCTGCACGACACCTTCAAACGGAGCTGCCATCGTTGATCGGCTGGCTGCCTCGATTCGCCCCACCAGCCCCAACTGACTCTCCAGCAATTGCGGCTGCACGGCTATCCAGCGAACGTCTGGCGATGCCGATTCGGACTGCGACTGATAGCCATAGACAAGGCCCGCAAGAAGCCCGGCGGCAACAACGCCAGCGACAGCAGCCCGAACACCGACGCGAGAGGTGCGCAATCGCGTCAGATACTTAGTCATTGAGATCAATATCCCAGCTCTCCAGAGTCGTACCCAGCGTCTGATCCAGACTTGTCTGGGCATTGAGGTAAGCAATCAATGCATTGAGGCGAGCATTTTCGGCATTGCGCAGGTCGGCCTCGAAACTCAGGACCTGAAAGTTGCTGGAGCGGCCGGACTGCAATTTCTCCCGCTCGATATTCAGTTTGCGAAGCGACAACTCACGCGCCCTCTGGGAAATCTCATACTGTCGCCAACGGGTCCTCAGGTCGCGCACACCATCCCCTACATCCTGCGCCAGGGACTGATTCGCCTCAGCCAGGAGCAGCTCCTGATTTTCCACATCGACCCGCGCTCGCACCTCGGCTTGCCGCCGACTCAAATCACCAATCGGGATATCGATCTGAACACCGGCATAGCCCTCCCAGGTACGGTTTGTGCTGGGGCCGAAATCATTCTGGGAACGATCACGCACCTGAGTGGCACCGCCGATCAATGACACATCCCATAACCGCTCGTTACGGGCGACAAGAAGATTGATTTCCGCCTGCTTGCCGGCAATCAAGCGAGTGAGATAGGCAGGCTGCCGCTCCCTCGCAGTGAGCAAAGCCTGCTGCGCACTGACCTCGATACGACGCGCATCAAGCACCTCGACCGCACGCAATCGCGTGCCCAGGTCCAGGGCCAGGAGACGCAACAGTTCAAGGCGACTGGCATCCAGCTGGTTGGCTGCCTCCTCTATCGCCAGTTCCTGAGTGGCGACGTCAGCTTCAGTCTGAACAATGTCGAACTCTGCCATTTGCCCCGCTGAAATCATCGCCCTGTTTGCGTCAAGCAACTGACGTGAACGCTCAAGCGCATCACGCGCAATGCGTACCTGCTCCTGGGCACGCAACAATTCACGATACCCCGTAATGATCCGGTTGATGGTGTCCGAAACCGTAGACTTCAGAGCCAGACGGTTGACCTTCTCCGAGAGAACCGCCAACCGCACGGGAGCTGTGGCCACCTCTTTTCCGGCACCTCGCAACAAAGGCTGAATGACCGTGAGGGTTGCGCCATCGTTACGAGTGCGGCCTGCCGTGTCGGCCATGGTCAGTTGATTCGACCAGGCAAGGGAAAGCTGGGTCCCGTACTCACCCAGCATTGTGGTCTGGGGAATGACTTCAGCCTGACGATAGTGATCGCTCTGATTGCGCGTCGCCAGATAACGGCTGCTGAGTACCAGCTTGGGCGTAAAGAGGTCCTGGGCAACACGCAAATCGAACTTCTGGGCAATGCGATCAAGATAGGCACTGCGAATGGAGCGGTTGTCCCGCAACCCCAGAAATACCGCATCGGCCAGGGTCAGCTCGATCGTCTGCTCACTCAGGGAGACTGCCCGACCCGGCATGCTCGGACCGCCCGGCACAAGCGGCGCCGCCACGGCAGACTCAAGGCCACCAAGAACCAGGCAGCACACCAACAGATTCCGACAAAGATCAATCATCGCGCAACGCCTGTACCGGTTCCAGGCGAGCCGCCATCAAGGCCGGGTTCAATCCGAAGAAAAGCCCCACCAGCAGCGAACTGACAATACCCAGCGGGAGCGAAGGCAACGACAAGGTGAAGCCCCAGCCCGACACTACCGAAAACAGCCAGGCAGCCAGCAGCCCCAGACACGCGCCTATCGTCGCTCCTGCAATGGACAACACAGCCGCCTCCAGCAGAAAGAGTCGCCCGATATCCACAGGACGCGCGCCCAGCGCCATGCGAACACCAATCTCACGGCGTCGCTCGGACACATTCATGACCATCACATTCATGACCCCGACACCGCCTACCAACAGGGAAATACCGCCCAGGCCCGCCAGCAGATAGGAAAAGGTCCGGGACTGTTGCGCCAGACCATCAATCAATTGCTGGGGAATCTGTACCTGGACATCGCGCCCCGGCGCCAGCGTTTGTAGATAGCTACTCAAGGCGTTTCCATCCTGCTCCAGGGTTTCGCCGCCTCCGCCCCTGGCAATGACATTGGTGATTTCCGGCTTTGAACTGATGCGCCGCATGCCTTCGATGGGGACAAAAACAGCGTCATCCACGGAAACGGGAATAAGCGGGTTCTGCCCATGCCCGGACAGGATCCCGACCACCTCAAAAAGATAACCGTCGATCTGTATGCGTCTCCCCGCCACATCCCGAAGACTCTCGATGCCCAGCTCCCGGGCCACTTGCGCACCCAGCACGGCATAGGTGCTGCGACTGTCGTAACTGGAAAGGAACCGGCCCCGGGCAACACGCAATCCAAGCACTGCCGCCAGATCACTGGAAGTACCCGCGATATTCGTATTGTGCGTGCGCCCATCAAAACTCACTCTGGTCGAAAGCATCATGACAGGCGCGACATGAAGAACTCCTGGAACCGCCTCCATGACCGCCGGGATATCGAGCGTTGCCGGGGCCGGACGCATCTTCATTCCCGGCACTGCCGCAAAACTGACCACCAGCATGTCGCTGCCAAGCCCCTTGAACGCGCTGATGGCCTCGTTGGCCGCGTTCTGGCCAATGTTCAACAAGGCGACCACCGAAGCGCATCCCACCGCAATGCCCAGCAAGGCCAGCAACGATCGGCGCCCCAGGAGACGCAAACTGTTCAGAGGCTCCAGGAATATCTGCCCTGTCGACGGGCCGTAATGGGCGAACCGCTCTTCAGACATGAGCAATACCGACTGGCGCCACCCGCTCTTCGAGACAACCATCACGCACATGCAGGCAACGCTGCATGTGCCGGGCCAGGGCGTTGTCGTGAGTGACCACAATCAAGGTCACGCCTTGCTCCCGGTTCAGGGAAAGCAGCAGAGAAAGAATCTCGGCAGCCGTAGCGCTGTCGAGGTTGCCG encodes:
- a CDS encoding flagellar basal body rod protein FlgF, yielding MDKLLYVAMSGASENAQSQKVHANNLANVSTNGFMRDLQQARSMPVFGEVMPSRAYAMGERPGTDFSGGALIQTGRELDVAVKGDGWIAVQTADGGEAYTRSAGMNIDALGVLRNGSGLPVMGNGGPIAVPPEQQIEIGADGTISIRSMGESPQVMAQVDRIKLVNPDMSTMEKGPDGLIHTKTGQAAPMDANVRVESGFLQASNVNAVEEMTSVLALARQFELHVKMMKTAEEDDQAMARVLQLG
- the flgE gene encoding flagellar hook protein FlgE, which produces MSFNIGLSGLYAANKSLDVTGNNIANVATTGFKQSRIEFADQYAQSIRATSGGTNIGTGVTTAAVSQQFSQGGLTTGTGNSLDLAINGSGFFMLSNNGDSLYTRAGAFHTDKDGYVVNSSGMNLQGYNVDDNGVVTVGVLGDLRVDTSNQPAKATSIITNVASLNSTATVPTITPFDASNTNSYNFTYSTSVYDSQGNEHKLESYFAKTGTNTWAMYSLMDGRSISDPTTAVAERNNLTFDSSGNLVINTAATPSVPSSSTNIAVNTDGTFQINNWVPGVQTGTGISATWVANGASGVTGGIQLDMTGATQTATVSGRSSGAQNGYAAGQVSGLNVDASGNLFASYTNNQSRVIGQVSLTSFANVQGLAPAGGTNWRETFSSGIPLTGVPQSGTLGYITGQALEESNVDLTVELVNLIKAQSNYQANAKTISTESTIMQTTIQMT
- a CDS encoding flagellar hook assembly protein FlgD translates to MAVENDVSTSFINSLQNPKATATNSSEALGKDAFLQLLVTQMKNQNPLDPQDNTQFVAQLAQFSSLESMQNLTSTVDSIATSYKSSQALQASSLVGRSVIVETGTTQVDTSKGLSGSVVVPASTSATTVKVYDSSNNQVDTIDLGAKGAGNASFTWDGLNSEGVALPSGTYRFVASGTVNGTNTALSTYLPATVNSVTTAVSGGEMTLNLAGGSSIALSKVQSIGI
- the flgC gene encoding flagellar basal body rod protein FlgC, translated to MSLANVFNIAGSAMSAQTTRLNTTASNIANAETVSSSMDQTYRARHPVFATVLQGQQSNGGSLFQDQSDAGQGVQVNGIIEDSSNLEARFEPNHPSADKNGYVYYPNVNVVEEMADMISASRSFQTNAEIMNTAKSMMQKVLTLGQ
- the flgB gene encoding flagellar basal body rod protein FlgB; translation: MSISFDKALGIHEKALNFRAQRAEVLANNISNADTPNFKARDLDFSSVLAAENEKAQNGRFALNMTNNRHIEAEGMGNGDGTLMYRTPSQPSLDQNTVDSQVEQASYTDNAMGFQASFTLLNSKFKGLISALRGE
- a CDS encoding efflux RND transporter periplasmic adaptor subunit, whose product is MTKYLTRLRTSRVGVRAAVAGVVAAGLLAGLVYGYQSQSESASPDVRWIAVQPQLLESQLGLVGRIEAASRSTMAAPFEGVVQQVAVVEGQRVERGQHLLTLDTAQLDIQLREALAAQLKLQRTVKDMENWAQGEEVARARRALTSAQYGLSDTERKLADTRRLFERGIVARMDVDSLEQQARVQRLDMTASQSELNAVMEKGKGENRQIADMELANAQSRYQALQALHAHREIEAPFAGIVLRPQRPEGGVAPLIQQGMRMPQGTPLFELASLEQIRAVARVEEVDLHQLADGMPVQVTGDGFEGITLQGTLSSIAAQGVAPDFGGGTTYEVVISIASLTPAQQVKVRLGMSARLAIVTYRADNGFAVPPEVLRQDAEGRTFIVYRKDMADAPQRVMVTAGRAMPQGVEVSGLKPGYVELPATAR
- a CDS encoding TolC family protein codes for the protein MIDLCRNLLVCCLVLGGLESAVAAPLVPGGPSMPGRAVSLSEQTIELTLADAVFLGLRDNRSIRSAYLDRIAQKFDLRVAQDLFTPKLVLSSRYLATRNQSDHYRQAEVIPQTTMLGEYGTQLSLAWSNQLTMADTAGRTRNDGATLTVIQPLLRGAGKEVATAPVRLAVLSEKVNRLALKSTVSDTINRIITGYRELLRAQEQVRIARDALERSRQLLDANRAMISAGQMAEFDIVQTEADVATQELAIEEAANQLDASRLELLRLLALDLGTRLRAVEVLDARRIEVSAQQALLTARERQPAYLTRLIAGKQAEINLLVARNERLWDVSLIGGATQVRDRSQNDFGPSTNRTWEGYAGVQIDIPIGDLSRRQAEVRARVDVENQELLLAEANQSLAQDVGDGVRDLRTRWRQYEISQRARELSLRKLNIEREKLQSGRSSNFQVLSFEADLRNAENARLNALIAYLNAQTSLDQTLGTTLESWDIDLND
- a CDS encoding ABC transporter permease, translated to MSEERFAHYGPSTGQIFLEPLNSLRLLGRRSLLALLGIAVGCASVVALLNIGQNAANEAISAFKGLGSDMLVVSFAAVPGMKMRPAPATLDIPAVMEAVPGVLHVAPVMMLSTRVSFDGRTHNTNIAGTSSDLAAVLGLRVARGRFLSSYDSRSTYAVLGAQVARELGIESLRDVAGRRIQIDGYLFEVVGILSGHGQNPLIPVSVDDAVFVPIEGMRRISSKPEITNVIARGGGGETLEQDGNALSSYLQTLAPGRDVQVQIPQQLIDGLAQQSRTFSYLLAGLGGISLLVGGVGVMNVMVMNVSERRREIGVRMALGARPVDIGRLFLLEAAVLSIAGATIGACLGLLAAWLFSVVSGWGFTLSLPSLPLGIVSSLLVGLFFGLNPALMAARLEPVQALRDD